GCCTACAGTACAGAGGTGCCAAAGTTTTTTTACTAATGGGGcaaatcatttttattgcaaaaaaagcacTCACGATGGGGGTCGAACCCATAATCTTCTGATTAGAAGTCAGACGCGTTGCCATTACGCCACGCGAGCTACTGTTTGTTGGAAGTTTTCAATTATTAATAAGTACATACCAACCTTAGCTAACAT
This sequence is a window from Saccharomyces cerevisiae S288C chromosome VII, complete sequence. Protein-coding genes within it:
- a CDS encoding uncharacterized protein (hypothetical protein; conserved across S. cerevisiae strains); translated protein: MIVEPMTKPRKPTVQRCQSFFTNGANHFYCKKSTHDGGRTHNLLIRSQTRCHYATRATVCWKFSIINKYIPTLANITITTLRKLYKRFIDRESLFLIFFRKDEHIVQNIIN